Proteins from a genomic interval of Bradyrhizobium sp. CCBAU 53340:
- a CDS encoding GDP-L-fucose synthase, whose amino-acid sequence MASVPFELSGKSVYVAGHRGMVGSAIVRRLAQENVNLITVDRREVDLCNQAAVFDWFARIRPQVIFLAAAKVGGIVANDTLRAEFIYDNIAIAANVIHAAHLNGAEKLMFLGSSCIYPKLAAQPLREDSVLSGPLEPTNEPYAIAKIAGIKMAEAYRSQYGSDFISVMPTNLYGPGDNYHPELSHVVAALIRRFHEAKLSGAKTVAVWGTGTPRREFLYVDDMADACVHLMKTYSGAELINIGTGEDIAIAEFARVVAYIVGYRGEISFDSSRPDGTPRKLLDISRLDKLGWSARTPLKEGLALAYRWYIGEARHTAD is encoded by the coding sequence ATGGCAAGCGTACCGTTTGAGCTCAGCGGCAAGAGCGTCTACGTCGCCGGTCATCGCGGCATGGTCGGCAGCGCCATCGTGCGGCGGCTGGCGCAGGAGAATGTGAATCTCATCACCGTCGACCGGCGCGAGGTCGATCTCTGTAACCAGGCCGCCGTGTTCGACTGGTTCGCGCGCATACGGCCGCAAGTGATCTTTCTCGCCGCGGCAAAAGTCGGCGGCATCGTCGCCAACGACACGCTGCGCGCCGAATTCATCTACGACAACATCGCGATTGCCGCGAACGTGATCCACGCCGCGCATCTGAACGGTGCCGAGAAGCTGATGTTCCTGGGCTCGTCCTGCATCTATCCGAAGCTCGCGGCGCAGCCGTTGCGCGAGGATTCGGTGCTCTCGGGCCCGCTGGAGCCGACCAACGAGCCTTATGCGATCGCCAAGATCGCCGGCATCAAGATGGCGGAAGCCTATCGCAGCCAGTATGGCAGCGACTTCATCAGCGTGATGCCGACCAACCTCTACGGTCCCGGCGACAATTATCACCCCGAGCTGAGCCACGTCGTCGCGGCGTTGATCCGGCGCTTCCATGAGGCAAAGCTGTCGGGCGCGAAGACCGTCGCGGTCTGGGGCACCGGCACGCCGCGGCGCGAGTTCCTCTATGTCGACGACATGGCCGATGCCTGCGTGCACCTGATGAAGACCTATTCGGGTGCGGAGCTGATCAACATCGGCACCGGCGAGGACATCGCCATTGCCGAGTTCGCGCGGGTGGTCGCCTATATCGTCGGCTATCGCGGCGAGATCTCCTTCGACTCCTCGCGTCCCGACGGCACGCCGCGCAAGCTGCTCGATATCAGCCGCCTCGACAAGCTCGGCTGGTCCGCGCGGACCCCTCTTAAGGAGGGCCTCGCGCTTGCATATCGTTGGTACATAGGAGAAGCACGGCATACCGCGGATTGA
- a CDS encoding right-handed parallel beta-helix repeat-containing protein produces MRRTAFLAVALLFLMPFTVVAPASAQAFRTWISGVGDDANPCSRTAPCKTFAGAISKTAAFGEINVLDPGGFGAVTITKSITLRSDHVEAGILAAGTNGIVVNVASTDVVTLDGLDIVGVQNALNGVQIVGSGNIKVQNCRISGFSGNGVNVVGAAGARVVVLDSIVTANSGGLNVAGAGGAANNGILVRTVVDNNPSFGVSVTSPSKLILSDSTLLGSAASIVNNGGATVLSFGNNAFNGTGAPTVTQALR; encoded by the coding sequence ATGAGACGCACTGCATTCCTCGCTGTTGCTTTACTATTTTTGATGCCGTTCACAGTAGTAGCGCCTGCCAGTGCGCAGGCGTTTCGGACCTGGATTTCGGGCGTCGGAGATGACGCAAACCCGTGCAGTCGCACCGCGCCTTGCAAAACGTTTGCCGGGGCAATATCCAAGACGGCCGCCTTCGGAGAAATCAATGTTCTCGATCCCGGAGGTTTTGGCGCGGTGACGATTACAAAGTCGATCACCCTCAGGTCGGATCACGTGGAAGCCGGGATTCTCGCGGCCGGGACCAACGGCATCGTTGTGAACGTCGCCTCGACCGACGTTGTAACGCTCGATGGCTTGGATATCGTTGGAGTGCAAAATGCGCTCAATGGCGTCCAGATCGTAGGATCAGGAAACATAAAGGTTCAGAACTGCCGAATCTCGGGCTTCTCGGGCAATGGTGTTAACGTGGTGGGGGCTGCTGGCGCTCGTGTCGTCGTTCTGGATTCAATCGTGACAGCCAATAGCGGCGGCCTAAACGTGGCAGGCGCTGGAGGAGCAGCCAATAATGGAATCTTGGTTAGGACGGTGGTTGACAATAATCCCTCCTTCGGAGTGTCCGTGACTTCGCCAAGTAAACTGATCTTGAGCGATTCCACGCTGTTAGGGAGTGCCGCAAGCATCGTCAATAACGGCGGCGCCACCGTTCTTTCTTTCGGCAACAATGCCTTCAACGGCACTGGCGCGCCGACGGTTACGCAAGCTCTTCGCTGA
- a CDS encoding ABC transporter permease, whose amino-acid sequence MEIQSSTKPPPANLRLAGKRSAFQALWGNRHLIRRLAGRELQSRYRGNILGIAWAVLVPLGMVLMYSLVFGSIFKARWSGIGGSSESMTAFFLAGVIVHQFLGESVSRAPSLVLDNKNYVTRVVFPLEVLPVVTVTVALVGASIALVLLAFLTALTSGIPPITVLLSPLALLGMIPMLLGLTWILAAIGVFVRDLSQILPIALSVLFFLAPVLYPRSSVPEPFGSFVVFNPITIPIETMRALVFGHPFPWESAAIYLAVSLVICWLGLALFSRLRRAFADVL is encoded by the coding sequence ATGGAAATACAATCGTCAACTAAGCCCCCCCCCGCCAACCTTCGTTTGGCCGGCAAGCGTTCTGCCTTCCAGGCCCTTTGGGGAAATCGACATTTGATTCGCCGCCTTGCAGGCCGTGAACTGCAATCCCGCTATCGCGGTAACATTCTCGGGATCGCATGGGCAGTCCTCGTGCCCCTTGGAATGGTGCTAATGTATTCCCTTGTGTTCGGCTCAATCTTCAAAGCGCGCTGGTCTGGCATCGGAGGCAGCTCGGAGAGCATGACTGCTTTCTTCCTAGCAGGCGTGATCGTGCACCAGTTCCTTGGCGAAAGCGTGTCCCGAGCCCCGTCGCTGGTGCTCGATAACAAGAATTACGTGACGCGCGTTGTTTTCCCCCTTGAGGTGCTTCCGGTCGTAACGGTGACTGTTGCGCTTGTAGGAGCGTCTATTGCTCTTGTTCTCCTCGCATTTCTTACGGCATTAACATCAGGTATTCCACCGATTACCGTGCTTCTGTCACCGCTGGCGTTGCTCGGAATGATTCCAATGCTCCTTGGTCTGACGTGGATCCTTGCCGCAATAGGAGTGTTCGTGCGCGATCTTAGTCAGATCCTTCCGATCGCCCTCAGCGTGCTTTTCTTTCTTGCGCCAGTTCTTTACCCTAGATCGTCCGTTCCCGAACCGTTTGGATCCTTCGTCGTCTTCAACCCGATTACCATTCCGATAGAGACGATGCGCGCTCTCGTATTTGGGCATCCGTTTCCATGGGAGTCAGCCGCGATCTATCTCGCGGTTTCTTTAGTAATTTGTTGGTTGGGCTTGGCGCTATTCTCACGTCTCCGCAGAG
- a CDS encoding NAD(P)-dependent oxidoreductase: protein MGGGADGASAVIGGNGVVGSYIVGHLARQGKLVFALSRSKRERSEGEWIRADLLEPNTLILPTFSTLYCTANAVLLADALPYLLNPSVKRVVAFSSTSVFTKQDTEVAAEKELIRQLLAAEQKIVAACQQRSIEWTILRPTLIYDEGRDSNITPLSQLIRRFRFMPLVGGAPGLRQPVHAEDLAVGAIAAAASHAAANKFYSLGGSETLSYREMIGRIFDALHLQRRLIPLPSWLWRAGFGLAQPLFPGSNVAMGIRMMRDMTFDCTPAARDFGWSPRAFHPIFDQSSVRLLSRES from the coding sequence GTGGGCGGCGGAGCGGACGGCGCTAGCGCGGTAATCGGTGGCAACGGGGTCGTAGGCAGCTACATCGTCGGGCATCTTGCGCGTCAAGGTAAGCTCGTTTTCGCGCTCTCGCGGTCGAAGAGAGAACGGAGTGAAGGTGAGTGGATCCGCGCAGATCTGCTGGAGCCAAATACGCTTATTCTTCCGACGTTCAGCACGCTCTACTGCACGGCCAATGCGGTGCTGCTCGCTGACGCGCTTCCGTACCTTCTAAACCCCTCCGTGAAGCGTGTCGTCGCCTTTAGTTCTACAAGCGTATTCACAAAACAGGATACCGAGGTTGCCGCGGAGAAGGAACTGATCCGCCAGTTGCTCGCTGCAGAGCAAAAGATCGTGGCAGCTTGCCAGCAGCGCAGCATTGAGTGGACGATCTTGCGACCCACACTGATCTACGACGAAGGACGCGACAGCAACATCACGCCGTTATCGCAGTTGATCCGCCGCTTCAGATTCATGCCGCTTGTCGGAGGTGCGCCAGGCTTGCGACAGCCCGTACACGCCGAGGACCTTGCGGTTGGTGCCATAGCTGCAGCTGCGAGCCACGCAGCGGCAAACAAGTTCTATTCGCTAGGAGGCAGCGAAACCCTCTCCTATCGGGAAATGATCGGCCGCATCTTCGACGCACTGCATCTGCAGCGTCGCTTAATCCCCCTACCGTCATGGCTTTGGCGTGCCGGCTTTGGTCTGGCGCAGCCGCTCTTTCCCGGCTCAAATGTCGCCATGGGCATTCGTATGATGAGGGACATGACCTTCGATTGCACACCCGCCGCCAGGGATTTCGGCTGGAGTCCGAGGGCCTTCCATCCGATTTTTGACCAGTCCAGCGTCAGGCTCCTTAGCCGAGAGTCGTAG
- the gmd gene encoding GDP-mannose 4,6-dehydratase — protein MTVRDNTRRRVALITGVTGQDGAYLAEHLLSLGYIVHGIKRRSSSFNTARVDHLYQDPHLRDVPFLMHYGDMTDSTNLIRLVQQIRPTEIYNLAAQSHVAVSFESPEYTANADAIGVLRLLEAIRILGMEKEARFYQASTSELYGLVQEIPQKETTPFYPRSPYGVAKLYGYWITVNYREAYGMFASNGVLFNHESPIRGETFVTRKITRGVARIEVGLEQTLYLGNLEAKRDWGHAKDYVEGMHMILQADKPDDFVLATGETRSVRELVELSFARVGRRIEWRGKGVDETGIDAISGKTVVRIDPTYFRPTEVDLLVGDASKAQKVLGWKPKRTFAQLVEEMMASDLAEAKRDIANGKRTV, from the coding sequence ATGACGGTTCGGGACAACACGCGGCGTCGCGTCGCCCTCATCACCGGCGTGACGGGTCAGGACGGGGCCTATTTGGCCGAGCATCTGTTATCGTTGGGCTACATCGTCCACGGCATCAAGCGGCGCTCGTCATCGTTCAACACCGCGCGCGTCGATCATCTCTATCAGGACCCGCACCTCCGCGACGTGCCATTCCTGATGCATTACGGCGACATGACGGATTCGACCAACCTGATCCGCCTGGTGCAGCAGATCCGCCCGACCGAGATCTACAATCTCGCCGCGCAGAGCCATGTCGCCGTCAGCTTCGAGAGCCCGGAATACACCGCCAACGCCGATGCCATCGGCGTGCTGCGCCTCCTGGAGGCGATCCGCATCCTCGGCATGGAGAAGGAGGCGCGGTTCTACCAGGCCTCGACCTCCGAGCTTTACGGCCTGGTGCAGGAGATCCCGCAGAAGGAAACCACGCCGTTCTATCCGCGCTCGCCTTATGGCGTCGCCAAGCTCTATGGCTACTGGATCACGGTGAACTACCGCGAAGCCTATGGCATGTTTGCCTCGAACGGCGTCCTGTTCAACCATGAAAGCCCGATCCGCGGCGAGACCTTCGTCACTCGCAAGATCACCCGCGGCGTGGCGCGGATCGAGGTTGGGCTGGAGCAGACGCTCTATCTCGGCAATCTCGAGGCCAAGCGCGACTGGGGCCATGCCAAGGACTATGTCGAGGGCATGCACATGATCCTGCAGGCCGACAAGCCCGACGATTTCGTGCTCGCCACCGGCGAGACGCGCTCTGTCCGCGAGCTGGTCGAGCTGTCCTTTGCCCGTGTCGGCCGTCGCATCGAATGGCGCGGGAAGGGCGTGGACGAGACCGGAATCGATGCCATCAGTGGCAAGACGGTGGTGAGGATCGACCCGACCTATTTCCGCCCGACCGAGGTCGATCTGCTCGTCGGCGACGCCAGCAAGGCGCAGAAGGTGCTCGGCTGGAAGCCGAAACGAACCTTTGCGCAGCTCGTCGAGGAAATGATGGCGAGCGATCTGGCCGAAGCCAAGCGGGACATTGCGAATGGCAAGCGTACCGTTTGA